In Zingiber officinale cultivar Zhangliang chromosome 3B, Zo_v1.1, whole genome shotgun sequence, a single window of DNA contains:
- the LOC122056042 gene encoding putative leucine-rich repeat receptor-like serine/threonine-protein kinase At2g24130 isoform X2, giving the protein MASLLKKIAGSNRPSNNINLPPMNCHTVVLAKVVILLFISSVRPSHQSGTIWTDQSALLELKKGIVSDPGNSLRDWSQQNHVCEWYGINCSTSTPQRVERVNLKGNSLVGTISPFLSNLSNLILLELSDNSLGGSVPVELGFLSQLRVLALKQNGLRGNVPESFGMLAKLEFIDLSDNELHGRLPVILLYNCTKLRYVDLSTNLFTGHIPSQLGYHLPLLTNLLLYSNQLIGGIPESLTNTRLLEEIDIENNSFSGVLPSKILMQMSSLRRLHLSYNNFSGDDRNSNLVPFFDAISNLTHLEELELASNLLGGELPASIGLLGVNLSEIDLGYNLIQGTIPPNLSKLVNLKWLDLSNNLLHGSIPSELLLLPNLLRVWLSDNSFSGEIPSPPARCQIGLLDLSKNNLSGPIPSAFGNLTQLRQLKLSENQLNGTIPLSLGSTKLELLDLSYNRLTGAIPAEVASLNSLLLYFNLSHNLLEGQLPTELGQMNKVGEIDLSTNKFSGEIPESLGGCVVVELLNLSHNNLQGQIPQSIGNLLSIKTLDLSFNHLSGPITYSLQHCSSLTILDLSFNNFSGALPEGGIFNLLTSDRIKGNHFCAVLPGHGIPSCHSKRTSLMHSRRGLILLVGIVSVSAFLATVICGTVYMIMRKRSSKRHKGDDASKNLSMSITSGFPRITYRELVEATEGFEKSRLVGSGSFGKVYRGVLGDGTAVAIKVLQLQSGNSTRSFKRECEVLKNIRHRNLMRIITACSLPDFKALVLPFMANGSLESHLYPKGEPSSRLSLAERVNICSDVAEGLAYLHHHSPAMVVHCDLKPSNILLNDDMTALVSDFGIAKLVMTVEGSAETAAATANSTANILCGSIGYVAPEYGYGRSASTKGDVYSFGILVLEMVTGKRPTDDMFGEGVSLQRWVRKEYRRKMETVVDAPLTREVSDQSLEVRKMWETALVELLELGLVCALENPDNRPAMLGAADDLDRLKKYLAGDATATFTSSIGLSSASVGASSSDY; this is encoded by the exons ATGGCATCATTGCTTAAGAAGATTGCAGGGAGTAACCGCCCTAGTAATAACATAAACTTGCCCCCAATGAATTGCCACACTGTTGTCTTGGCCAAAGTTGTTATCCTCCTCTTCATTTCATCGGTCCGTCCCTCGCATCAGAGCGGCACAATTTGGACAGACCAATCTGCTCTACTGGAGCTCAAGAAGGGGATCGTCTCTGATCCTGGAAATTCGCTGCGCGATTGGAGTCAGCAGAACCATGTCTGCGAGTGGTATGGCATCAATTGTAGCACAAGTACTCCTCAGAGGGTGGAGAGAGTTAATCTTAAAGGTAACTCCTTGGTAGGAACCATCTCCCCCTTCTTGTCCAATCTTTCGAATCTCATTCTGCTCGAATTGTCTGATAATTCCCTCGGAGGATCGGTTCCTGTGGAACTTGGATTCTTGTCTCAGCTGAGGGTGCTTGCTCTGAAGCAAAATGGCCTGCGAGGAAACGTCCCCGAGAGCTTTGGAATGCTTGCAAAACTCGAATTCATTGATCTCAGTGACAATGAGCTCCATGGCCGTCTTCCTGTCATTCTCTTGTACAATTGCACAAAGTTGCGGTATGTGGACCTTTCGACGAACTTGTTCACCGGCCACATTCCCTCACAGCTCGGGTACCATCTTCCCCTGCTGACTAACCTTCTTTTGTATTCGAACCAACTCATCGGCGGCATCCCTGAATCTCTCACAAATACAAGATTACTGGAGGAGATTGATATTGAGAACAACTCCTTCAGTGGGGTGTTGCCATCAAAGATCTTGATGCAGATGTCTTCTTTGAGGAGACTCCACCTCTCCTACAACAACTTCTCCGGGGACGACCGCAACTCCAATCTTGTCCCCTTCTTTGATGCCATCTCAAACTTGACTCACCTGGAGGAGCTTGAACTGGCAAGTAACCTTCTGGGAGGTGAACTGCCTGCGAGTATCGGTCTTCTAGGTGTCAATCTCTCTGAGATCGATCTCGGGTACAATCTAATTCAAGGGACAATCCCTCCAAACTTATCAAAGCTTGTTAACTTGAAATGGCTAGATCTGTCGAACAATCTTTTGCATGGTTCGATCCCATCAGAACTACTGCTGCTGCCTAATCTGCTGAGAGTCTGGCTGTCCGACAACTCCTTTTCTGGAGAAATCCCTTCTCCACCCGCTCGATGTCAGATTGGCCTCCTCGACTTATCAAAGAACAATCTCTCAGGCCCAATTCCATCAGCTTTTGGAAATCTAACTCAACTGCGGCAGCTCAAACTAAGTGAAAACCAGCTCAATGGAACGATACCTCTGAGCCTAGGAAGCACAAAGTTGGAGCTCTTGGACCTGTCCTACAACAGGCTAACAGGAGCTATACCAGCTGAAGTTGCGAGCTTGAACTCCCTGCTCTTATACTTCAATCTGTCACACAACTTGTTAGAGGGGCAGCTGCCCACAGAGCTGGGACAGATGAACAAGGTTGGTGAAATCGATCTGTCAACGAACAAATTCAGTGGTGAGATTCCTGAAAGCTTGGGAGGCTGTGTAGTAGTTGAGCTGCTGAACTTGTCACACAACAATTTACAAGGACAAATTCCTCAGTCAATTGGAAATCTGTTAAGCATCAAAACACTGGACTTGTCTTTTAACCATCTCTCAGGACCAATTACGTACTCTCTTCAGCACTGCTCCAGCCTCACGATACTGGACCTCTCCTTCAACAACTTCTCCGGAGCCCTGCCGGAAGGCGGAATCTTCAACTTGTTGACGTCCGATCGGATAAAAGGGAACCATTTCTGTGCCGTGCTGCCTGGACATGGAATTCCCAGTTGCCATAGCAAGAGGACGAGCTTGATGCATTCTCGCAGGGGGCTGATATTGCTCGTCGGTATTGTGAGTGTATCAGCTTTCTTGGCTACAGTCATATGCGGAACAGTTTACATGATCATGAGAAAAAGGAGCAGCAAAAGACACAAAGGAGATGATGCGAGCAAGAATCTTTCCATGAGTATTACCTCGGGCTTCCCGAGAATCACTTACAGAGAGCTCGTGGAGGCGACAGAGGGGTTCGAGAAGAGCAGATTGGTAGGATCCGGCAGCTTCGGAAAAGTCTACAGAGGAGTGCTTGGCGACGGCACGGCGGTGGCGATCAAAGTCCTACAGCTGCAATCCGGCAACTCCACTAGGAGCTTCAAGAGGGAATGCGAGGTCCTGAAGAACATCCGGCACAGGAACCTGATGAGGATCATCACGGCGTGTAGCCTCCCGGATTTCAAGGCCTTGGTGCTCCCGTTCATGGCGAACGGGAGCCTGGAGAGCCATCTCTACCCGAAGGGGGAGCCGAGCTCGCGGCTGAGCTTGGCGGAGCGGGTCAACATCTGCAGCGACGTCGCCGAGGGACTGGCCTATCTGCATCACCATTCGCCGGCCATGGTCGTGCATTGTGATCTCAAGCCCAGTAATATTCTCCTCAACGACGACATGACCGCGTTGGTGTCAGACTTTGGGATCGCGAAGCTGGTGATGACGGTGGAAGGGAGCGCGGAGACGGCAGCGGCGACGGCCAACTCAACCGCCAACATTCtctgtggatcgattggataCGTCGCTCCAG AGTATGGCTATGGTAGAAGCGCATCGACCAAGGGCGACGTCTACAGCTTCGGGATTCTCGTGCTAGAGATGGTGACCGGAAAGAGGCCCACCGACGACATGTTCGGTGAAGGAGTGAGCTTGCAGAGGTGGGTGAGGAAGGAATACCGTAGAAAGATGGAGACGGTGGTGGATGCGCCGTTGACGAGGGAGGTGAGCGATCAGAGCCTGGAGGTGAGGAAGATGTGGGAGACCGCGCTCGTGGAGCTGCTCGAGCTAGGGCTAGTCTGCGCCCTCGAGAACCCGGATAATCGGCCGGCAATGCTCGGCGCGGCCGACGATTTGGATCGTCTCAAGAAGTATCTCGCCGGCGACGCCACCGCGACGTTCACATCCAGCATCGGGCTGTCGTCCGCCAGCGTCGGAGCCTCGTCGTCGGATTACTG A
- the LOC122056042 gene encoding putative leucine-rich repeat receptor-like serine/threonine-protein kinase At2g24130 isoform X1: MASLLKKIAGSNRPSNNINLPPMNCHTVVLAKVVILLFISSVRPSHQSGTIWTDQSALLELKKGIVSDPGNSLRDWSQQNHVCEWYGINCSTSTPQRVERVNLKGNSLVGTISPFLSNLSNLILLELSDNSLGGSVPVELGFLSQLRVLALKQNGLRGNVPESFGMLAKLEFIDLSDNELHGRLPVILLYNCTKLRYVDLSTNLFTGHIPSQLGYHLPLLTNLLLYSNQLIGGIPESLTNTRLLEEIDIENNSFSGVLPSKILMQMSSLRRLHLSYNNFSGDDRNSNLVPFFDAISNLTHLEELELASNLLGGELPASIGLLGVNLSEIDLGYNLIQGTIPPNLSKLVNLKWLDLSNNLLHGSIPSELLLLPNLLRVWLSDNSFSGEIPSPPARCQIGLLDLSKNNLSGPIPSAFGNLTQLRQLKLSENQLNGTIPLSLGSTKLELLDLSYNRLTGAIPAEVASLNSLLLYFNLSHNLLEGQLPTELGQMNKVGEIDLSTNKFSGEIPESLGGCVVVELLNLSHNNLQGQIPQSIGNLLSIKTLDLSFNHLSGPITYSLQHCSSLTILDLSFNNFSGALPEGGIFNLLTSDRIKGNHFCAVLPGHGIPSCHSKRTSLMHSRRGLILLVGIVSVSAFLATVICGTVYMIMRKRSSKRHKGDDASKNLSMSITSGFPRITYRELVEATEGFEKSRLVGSGSFGKVYRGVLGDGTAVAIKVLQLQSGNSTRSFKRECEVLKNIRHRNLMRIITACSLPDFKALVLPFMANGSLESHLYPKGEPSSRLSLAERVNICSDVAEGLAYLHHHSPAMVVHCDLKPSNILLNDDMTALVSDFGIAKLVMTVEGSAETAAATANSTANILCGSIGYVAPEYGYGRSASTKGDVYSFGILVLEMVTGKRPTDDMFGEGVSLQRWVRKEYRRKMETVVDAPLTREVSDQSLEVRKMWETALVELLELGLVCALENPDNRPAMLGAADDLDRLKKYLAGDATATFTSSIGLSSASVGASSSDYW, encoded by the exons ATGGCATCATTGCTTAAGAAGATTGCAGGGAGTAACCGCCCTAGTAATAACATAAACTTGCCCCCAATGAATTGCCACACTGTTGTCTTGGCCAAAGTTGTTATCCTCCTCTTCATTTCATCGGTCCGTCCCTCGCATCAGAGCGGCACAATTTGGACAGACCAATCTGCTCTACTGGAGCTCAAGAAGGGGATCGTCTCTGATCCTGGAAATTCGCTGCGCGATTGGAGTCAGCAGAACCATGTCTGCGAGTGGTATGGCATCAATTGTAGCACAAGTACTCCTCAGAGGGTGGAGAGAGTTAATCTTAAAGGTAACTCCTTGGTAGGAACCATCTCCCCCTTCTTGTCCAATCTTTCGAATCTCATTCTGCTCGAATTGTCTGATAATTCCCTCGGAGGATCGGTTCCTGTGGAACTTGGATTCTTGTCTCAGCTGAGGGTGCTTGCTCTGAAGCAAAATGGCCTGCGAGGAAACGTCCCCGAGAGCTTTGGAATGCTTGCAAAACTCGAATTCATTGATCTCAGTGACAATGAGCTCCATGGCCGTCTTCCTGTCATTCTCTTGTACAATTGCACAAAGTTGCGGTATGTGGACCTTTCGACGAACTTGTTCACCGGCCACATTCCCTCACAGCTCGGGTACCATCTTCCCCTGCTGACTAACCTTCTTTTGTATTCGAACCAACTCATCGGCGGCATCCCTGAATCTCTCACAAATACAAGATTACTGGAGGAGATTGATATTGAGAACAACTCCTTCAGTGGGGTGTTGCCATCAAAGATCTTGATGCAGATGTCTTCTTTGAGGAGACTCCACCTCTCCTACAACAACTTCTCCGGGGACGACCGCAACTCCAATCTTGTCCCCTTCTTTGATGCCATCTCAAACTTGACTCACCTGGAGGAGCTTGAACTGGCAAGTAACCTTCTGGGAGGTGAACTGCCTGCGAGTATCGGTCTTCTAGGTGTCAATCTCTCTGAGATCGATCTCGGGTACAATCTAATTCAAGGGACAATCCCTCCAAACTTATCAAAGCTTGTTAACTTGAAATGGCTAGATCTGTCGAACAATCTTTTGCATGGTTCGATCCCATCAGAACTACTGCTGCTGCCTAATCTGCTGAGAGTCTGGCTGTCCGACAACTCCTTTTCTGGAGAAATCCCTTCTCCACCCGCTCGATGTCAGATTGGCCTCCTCGACTTATCAAAGAACAATCTCTCAGGCCCAATTCCATCAGCTTTTGGAAATCTAACTCAACTGCGGCAGCTCAAACTAAGTGAAAACCAGCTCAATGGAACGATACCTCTGAGCCTAGGAAGCACAAAGTTGGAGCTCTTGGACCTGTCCTACAACAGGCTAACAGGAGCTATACCAGCTGAAGTTGCGAGCTTGAACTCCCTGCTCTTATACTTCAATCTGTCACACAACTTGTTAGAGGGGCAGCTGCCCACAGAGCTGGGACAGATGAACAAGGTTGGTGAAATCGATCTGTCAACGAACAAATTCAGTGGTGAGATTCCTGAAAGCTTGGGAGGCTGTGTAGTAGTTGAGCTGCTGAACTTGTCACACAACAATTTACAAGGACAAATTCCTCAGTCAATTGGAAATCTGTTAAGCATCAAAACACTGGACTTGTCTTTTAACCATCTCTCAGGACCAATTACGTACTCTCTTCAGCACTGCTCCAGCCTCACGATACTGGACCTCTCCTTCAACAACTTCTCCGGAGCCCTGCCGGAAGGCGGAATCTTCAACTTGTTGACGTCCGATCGGATAAAAGGGAACCATTTCTGTGCCGTGCTGCCTGGACATGGAATTCCCAGTTGCCATAGCAAGAGGACGAGCTTGATGCATTCTCGCAGGGGGCTGATATTGCTCGTCGGTATTGTGAGTGTATCAGCTTTCTTGGCTACAGTCATATGCGGAACAGTTTACATGATCATGAGAAAAAGGAGCAGCAAAAGACACAAAGGAGATGATGCGAGCAAGAATCTTTCCATGAGTATTACCTCGGGCTTCCCGAGAATCACTTACAGAGAGCTCGTGGAGGCGACAGAGGGGTTCGAGAAGAGCAGATTGGTAGGATCCGGCAGCTTCGGAAAAGTCTACAGAGGAGTGCTTGGCGACGGCACGGCGGTGGCGATCAAAGTCCTACAGCTGCAATCCGGCAACTCCACTAGGAGCTTCAAGAGGGAATGCGAGGTCCTGAAGAACATCCGGCACAGGAACCTGATGAGGATCATCACGGCGTGTAGCCTCCCGGATTTCAAGGCCTTGGTGCTCCCGTTCATGGCGAACGGGAGCCTGGAGAGCCATCTCTACCCGAAGGGGGAGCCGAGCTCGCGGCTGAGCTTGGCGGAGCGGGTCAACATCTGCAGCGACGTCGCCGAGGGACTGGCCTATCTGCATCACCATTCGCCGGCCATGGTCGTGCATTGTGATCTCAAGCCCAGTAATATTCTCCTCAACGACGACATGACCGCGTTGGTGTCAGACTTTGGGATCGCGAAGCTGGTGATGACGGTGGAAGGGAGCGCGGAGACGGCAGCGGCGACGGCCAACTCAACCGCCAACATTCtctgtggatcgattggataCGTCGCTCCAG AGTATGGCTATGGTAGAAGCGCATCGACCAAGGGCGACGTCTACAGCTTCGGGATTCTCGTGCTAGAGATGGTGACCGGAAAGAGGCCCACCGACGACATGTTCGGTGAAGGAGTGAGCTTGCAGAGGTGGGTGAGGAAGGAATACCGTAGAAAGATGGAGACGGTGGTGGATGCGCCGTTGACGAGGGAGGTGAGCGATCAGAGCCTGGAGGTGAGGAAGATGTGGGAGACCGCGCTCGTGGAGCTGCTCGAGCTAGGGCTAGTCTGCGCCCTCGAGAACCCGGATAATCGGCCGGCAATGCTCGGCGCGGCCGACGATTTGGATCGTCTCAAGAAGTATCTCGCCGGCGACGCCACCGCGACGTTCACATCCAGCATCGGGCTGTCGTCCGCCAGCGTCGGAGCCTCGTCGTCGGATTACTGGTAA
- the LOC122056042 gene encoding putative leucine-rich repeat receptor-like serine/threonine-protein kinase At2g24130 isoform X3 — translation MSASGMASIVAQVLLRGWRELILKLRVLALKQNGLRGNVPESFGMLAKLEFIDLSDNELHGRLPVILLYNCTKLRYVDLSTNLFTGHIPSQLGYHLPLLTNLLLYSNQLIGGIPESLTNTRLLEEIDIENNSFSGVLPSKILMQMSSLRRLHLSYNNFSGDDRNSNLVPFFDAISNLTHLEELELASNLLGGELPASIGLLGVNLSEIDLGYNLIQGTIPPNLSKLVNLKWLDLSNNLLHGSIPSELLLLPNLLRVWLSDNSFSGEIPSPPARCQIGLLDLSKNNLSGPIPSAFGNLTQLRQLKLSENQLNGTIPLSLGSTKLELLDLSYNRLTGAIPAEVASLNSLLLYFNLSHNLLEGQLPTELGQMNKVGEIDLSTNKFSGEIPESLGGCVVVELLNLSHNNLQGQIPQSIGNLLSIKTLDLSFNHLSGPITYSLQHCSSLTILDLSFNNFSGALPEGGIFNLLTSDRIKGNHFCAVLPGHGIPSCHSKRTSLMHSRRGLILLVGIVSVSAFLATVICGTVYMIMRKRSSKRHKGDDASKNLSMSITSGFPRITYRELVEATEGFEKSRLVGSGSFGKVYRGVLGDGTAVAIKVLQLQSGNSTRSFKRECEVLKNIRHRNLMRIITACSLPDFKALVLPFMANGSLESHLYPKGEPSSRLSLAERVNICSDVAEGLAYLHHHSPAMVVHCDLKPSNILLNDDMTALVSDFGIAKLVMTVEGSAETAAATANSTANILCGSIGYVAPEYGYGRSASTKGDVYSFGILVLEMVTGKRPTDDMFGEGVSLQRWVRKEYRRKMETVVDAPLTREVSDQSLEVRKMWETALVELLELGLVCALENPDNRPAMLGAADDLDRLKKYLAGDATATFTSSIGLSSASVGASSSDYW, via the exons ATGTCTGCGAGTGGTATGGCATCAATTGTAGCACAAGTACTCCTCAGAGGGTGGAGAGAGTTAATCTTAAAG CTGAGGGTGCTTGCTCTGAAGCAAAATGGCCTGCGAGGAAACGTCCCCGAGAGCTTTGGAATGCTTGCAAAACTCGAATTCATTGATCTCAGTGACAATGAGCTCCATGGCCGTCTTCCTGTCATTCTCTTGTACAATTGCACAAAGTTGCGGTATGTGGACCTTTCGACGAACTTGTTCACCGGCCACATTCCCTCACAGCTCGGGTACCATCTTCCCCTGCTGACTAACCTTCTTTTGTATTCGAACCAACTCATCGGCGGCATCCCTGAATCTCTCACAAATACAAGATTACTGGAGGAGATTGATATTGAGAACAACTCCTTCAGTGGGGTGTTGCCATCAAAGATCTTGATGCAGATGTCTTCTTTGAGGAGACTCCACCTCTCCTACAACAACTTCTCCGGGGACGACCGCAACTCCAATCTTGTCCCCTTCTTTGATGCCATCTCAAACTTGACTCACCTGGAGGAGCTTGAACTGGCAAGTAACCTTCTGGGAGGTGAACTGCCTGCGAGTATCGGTCTTCTAGGTGTCAATCTCTCTGAGATCGATCTCGGGTACAATCTAATTCAAGGGACAATCCCTCCAAACTTATCAAAGCTTGTTAACTTGAAATGGCTAGATCTGTCGAACAATCTTTTGCATGGTTCGATCCCATCAGAACTACTGCTGCTGCCTAATCTGCTGAGAGTCTGGCTGTCCGACAACTCCTTTTCTGGAGAAATCCCTTCTCCACCCGCTCGATGTCAGATTGGCCTCCTCGACTTATCAAAGAACAATCTCTCAGGCCCAATTCCATCAGCTTTTGGAAATCTAACTCAACTGCGGCAGCTCAAACTAAGTGAAAACCAGCTCAATGGAACGATACCTCTGAGCCTAGGAAGCACAAAGTTGGAGCTCTTGGACCTGTCCTACAACAGGCTAACAGGAGCTATACCAGCTGAAGTTGCGAGCTTGAACTCCCTGCTCTTATACTTCAATCTGTCACACAACTTGTTAGAGGGGCAGCTGCCCACAGAGCTGGGACAGATGAACAAGGTTGGTGAAATCGATCTGTCAACGAACAAATTCAGTGGTGAGATTCCTGAAAGCTTGGGAGGCTGTGTAGTAGTTGAGCTGCTGAACTTGTCACACAACAATTTACAAGGACAAATTCCTCAGTCAATTGGAAATCTGTTAAGCATCAAAACACTGGACTTGTCTTTTAACCATCTCTCAGGACCAATTACGTACTCTCTTCAGCACTGCTCCAGCCTCACGATACTGGACCTCTCCTTCAACAACTTCTCCGGAGCCCTGCCGGAAGGCGGAATCTTCAACTTGTTGACGTCCGATCGGATAAAAGGGAACCATTTCTGTGCCGTGCTGCCTGGACATGGAATTCCCAGTTGCCATAGCAAGAGGACGAGCTTGATGCATTCTCGCAGGGGGCTGATATTGCTCGTCGGTATTGTGAGTGTATCAGCTTTCTTGGCTACAGTCATATGCGGAACAGTTTACATGATCATGAGAAAAAGGAGCAGCAAAAGACACAAAGGAGATGATGCGAGCAAGAATCTTTCCATGAGTATTACCTCGGGCTTCCCGAGAATCACTTACAGAGAGCTCGTGGAGGCGACAGAGGGGTTCGAGAAGAGCAGATTGGTAGGATCCGGCAGCTTCGGAAAAGTCTACAGAGGAGTGCTTGGCGACGGCACGGCGGTGGCGATCAAAGTCCTACAGCTGCAATCCGGCAACTCCACTAGGAGCTTCAAGAGGGAATGCGAGGTCCTGAAGAACATCCGGCACAGGAACCTGATGAGGATCATCACGGCGTGTAGCCTCCCGGATTTCAAGGCCTTGGTGCTCCCGTTCATGGCGAACGGGAGCCTGGAGAGCCATCTCTACCCGAAGGGGGAGCCGAGCTCGCGGCTGAGCTTGGCGGAGCGGGTCAACATCTGCAGCGACGTCGCCGAGGGACTGGCCTATCTGCATCACCATTCGCCGGCCATGGTCGTGCATTGTGATCTCAAGCCCAGTAATATTCTCCTCAACGACGACATGACCGCGTTGGTGTCAGACTTTGGGATCGCGAAGCTGGTGATGACGGTGGAAGGGAGCGCGGAGACGGCAGCGGCGACGGCCAACTCAACCGCCAACATTCtctgtggatcgattggataCGTCGCTCCAG AGTATGGCTATGGTAGAAGCGCATCGACCAAGGGCGACGTCTACAGCTTCGGGATTCTCGTGCTAGAGATGGTGACCGGAAAGAGGCCCACCGACGACATGTTCGGTGAAGGAGTGAGCTTGCAGAGGTGGGTGAGGAAGGAATACCGTAGAAAGATGGAGACGGTGGTGGATGCGCCGTTGACGAGGGAGGTGAGCGATCAGAGCCTGGAGGTGAGGAAGATGTGGGAGACCGCGCTCGTGGAGCTGCTCGAGCTAGGGCTAGTCTGCGCCCTCGAGAACCCGGATAATCGGCCGGCAATGCTCGGCGCGGCCGACGATTTGGATCGTCTCAAGAAGTATCTCGCCGGCGACGCCACCGCGACGTTCACATCCAGCATCGGGCTGTCGTCCGCCAGCGTCGGAGCCTCGTCGTCGGATTACTGGTAA